GAAATGGCATAATTCCCTCGTTTTCGGACATAGCCTGAGGACTTGTCCCATGATCGGCGTTCTGATCTTTCCCGACTTCCAGTTGCTCGATGCGGCGGGCCCGATCTCGGTCTTCGAGATCGCGGCGCGCTATGCGCGGAGAGCGCCTGTCATCCGTGTGCTGGCGCTGAATGCCGGGCCGGTGCGCAGCTCGTCCGGCGTCGAGATGATGGCGCGCGATTTCAAATCGGCGAATGCGGTCACGACGCTGATCATCGCGGGCGGCGAGGGTGTGGCGGGCGCAGCGCGCTGCCCAGCCACGCTTGCCTTCGTGCAGCGGCTGGCCAGGCGCGGCGTGCGCGTCGCGAGCGTCTGCTCCGGCGCCTATGTGCTGGCGGAGGCTGGTTTGCTGGACGGCAAGCGCGCCACCACTCATTGGGGCCGCACACGCGATTTCGTCGCGCGCTATCCCAAGGTCAAGCTCGAGCCGGACCAGATCTTCACGCGCGACGGCGACATCTGGACGTCGGCCGGCATCACCGCCGGCATCGATCTTGCGCTCGCGATGGTGACGGAGGACGACGGCGAGGCGGTCGCACAGGATACTGCACGCCAGCTCGTGCTGTACCATCGCCGCAGCGGCGGACAGTCGCAGTTCTCGTCACTCCTGGAATTGAAGGCGCCGAACGGCCGCTTTGGACCGCTGCTCGCCTGGGCGCGCGAGAACCTCGATACGCCGCTGACGGTCGAGGATCTGGCCGAGCGCGCCAACATGAGTGCGCGGCATTTCGCTCGCGCGTTTGCCGCCGAAACCGGTTCGACACCGTCGAAGGCGATCGAACGCTTGCGCGTCGAGGTGGCGCGCGAGCGCGTGCAGTCGTCCAGCGAAGCGATCGAGCGCGTCGCGCAATCGACCGGCTTCCGCGACCCTGAAAGGATGCGCCGCGCCTTCATCCGCGCCTTCGGCCAGCCGCCGCAATCGCTGCGGCGGGCGGCGCGGGCGGGTTAGACCGTTAACCCCCGGGGCGCGCTCGTTTTCCGCTGTGATTGCGCTTTCCCGCCTGAAGAAAAGCCCCCAGATCACGAACAGGGCATCGCGGCGGGACCAAAATGCCTCGCCTTGAACATGATTTCGAGCTTACATGCGGAGAAATCTGGGCAATGGCAGGGCAATTGCAATGGCGGCTCAGTCCCACAAGACCGCAGAAGAAGAGTACGAGGAGCAGGTTCGCATCCTCGTCCGCATCGTGTCAGCCAGCACCCTGGGGCTCCTCGCTTTTGCCGCGGGCCTGCTGATTGGGACCTTTCTGTTTTCGTGATCGAAGATAAAGCCCGCGCGATGAGGGTTCATCGTGCCTTAAGGCGCCACCGGCTGCCGCCGCGCTTGTTGCTTGCGGCTGCGCCGTCAAACGTCTTGCGATCGGCGTCAGCATTTGCGGCGCGAGGTAGTAGGGAAACTGGGTGAGCGCGAAATAGAGCCAGGTCATGCCGGGCAGCGCGCCGGCGGTCGCCGCCAGCATCAGCCCGAGATTACGCTGCGACACCATCAGGCCGAGCGCGAGCGCCTGTTCGTAGCCGATGCGGCGGAATAGCAGCGTCGTGACGATCAGCAGCGCAAAGAAGATTGCGAAGGCGAGCAGCGCAATGGCGATCGACAGCAGGGGATCGGCGAGGAAGTCGGCGATCACGTTGCCCATGACGGCCGCGACGAAGACGAGCAGGATGATGATGTTGATGCCGTCGATCGGCCGGCGCTGACGCTGGATGGCCTCGGTGCCGAACAGCCAGCGGATGACCGTGGCAACCAGGAGCGATCCCGCGAGGATCGCGAGCAGCTTTGCGCCGAGAGCAAGCGGCGGGATGCTGAGCGTTCCGGCAAGGAAGAGTGCGGCGAAGAGCGACGCCGTGAACGGCACCAGCGCCGTAGAGGTCACCAGCGTGACCAGCACTAGCGTGGCATCGAGGCCCATCAGCGCGGCGATCGCGGGCGAGGCCATCATCGGCGAAGCGATGGCCTGGAGCATCAGGGCAAGGAACAGCTCGGGCAAGCGGGCATCGAAGCCGGTGAGATGCGCGGCGAGGCCAAAGATCAGGGGAACGCCGATCGTCGTCCAGGCGGTTGCCGCGACGATCAGCCCCGGCCGGCGCAGCTGCGCGCGGAGCGCTGCGAGGTCGACCCGCATGAAGGAGATGACGAGCAGGAGAAAGATCGCCTCGGTCACGAAAGGCCGCAGCAGCGCGCCGAGCGGCGGGATCGCGATGCCGAACAGCACCAGCGCCGCCACCGCGCGGGTGCCCTGGTCGCCGAGCCATGTCAGCCAGCGCACGGGAGTGGCCAGGGTGGCTTGCAGGCTGGGAGGCATGTGAACGTCCAGGAGAGTGTCGCCTCGGCGGAAAGCGGAAGGCGACGTGAGGATAAACTCTTGAAGCAATCGCCTCCAAGCTCAAAGTAGCAAGTCGTTACCGTGGATTGCGCGCGTGGCCCGGAGGTCGCGCGGCGCAATCCGGGTAGCGGACAAATAACGACAGCCCCTGCATCCCGCTTCGCTGCATGCGCGCCATGACAGCGTCTTCAACTTAACTCCCTCAACCACGCGCCGATCTCTGCGGCCGCGACATCGGCCTGCTGCAGCAGTTTGCCCATGGTGAAGAAGCCGTGGAATTGGCCGGGGAAGTGGCGATAGGCGACGGGCACGCCGGCCTGCCTCAGGCGCTCTGCATAGTCGTGGCCTTCGTCGCGCAACGGATCGGCGCCGGCAGTCAGCACATAGGCCGGAGGCAGGCCATTGAGCGTGGCGCGGGCCGGCGAGGCGCGCCAGTCGTGCGTGTCGGCGGCGCCGTTGAGATAATGGTCTCGGAACCAGCGGACGACGGAATGGGTGAGGAGCAGGCTGGTTTCGGGCTCGCTGTGCGAGGGGTGCATCATCGCGAAATCGACGGCGGGATAGATCAGCACCTGACCTGCGAGGCTCACGCGGTTGGCGTCCCGGGCGGCGATGGCGACCACGGCGGCGAGATTGCCGCCGGCGCTGTCGCCGCCGACGCTGAGGCGCGACGCATCGATGCCGAGCGCGCTCGCGTTCGCCGCGATCCAATGGGTCGCGGCGACGGCATCGTCCACGGCGGCGGGAAACTTGTGCTCAGGCGCGAGGCGATAGTCGACCGAGATCACGATCAGCTCGCCCTCGACGGCGAGCTTGCGGACTGCGACGTCATGGGTGTCGAGATCGCCGATCACCCAGCCACCGCCATGGAAGAACACAAGGCCCGGCGATAGACCGTGATGTTGGCGTAGTGTCATTGGCACGTAGAGGCGGGCAGGGATCGTGCCGTGCGGCGCTGGAATCGCGAGCGCTTCGATGCGTGCCAGTTCAGGCGGCTCGGGATTGGTCGCGAAGCGCGCTTGCGAATAATCTGCGCGCGCCTGCGCTGCGGTCAGCGTTTCATAAGGCGGACGGTCGGCGTCGAGGAACGCCTTGTAGACCGCGGCGGCATCGGGATCGAGGACGACTGGCATGGGAGGCCTTGCGAGGGTTTGCGGATGTCGTTTTCGGGTTCGCTTGCACCACGGAACGACGGAAGCCGGCATCCGTCAGGGCTCGCCGGAAGGGGGCGGCCGCCCAACTATCCCATCTGGTGGGCTCTCTGGCCAGCCGGAGGCCCATGGGCGAGGGGAAACCGCCCTTTCCCCGCCGCTTCCGGCGGGTTAATTGCAGATGCCTATTTTTATAGGGTTTGGCGAACCCTTGGAGCTTGCGGTCCCGGATTGGTCCCGGAAACGAATTATTGCAATGTTTTTAACAAAATCAAATACTTATAGAGAATATTAACGCAGTAGTTGGTCGTGTTCACATTACAATTTTCTTTCGAAACCAACCTGACACGCCGAATACGCGGTGTAGTTGCATTGCAAGCCACGGACCGGCGGGAAAGCTATTCGACAGGGCTTAGTGCCTTGGAATTGCAATCTAAGGAGAAGTGCGTGAGGGCAGCTTCAGCGGGAGCTGTGGAAGGCTTGTTCATATT
This genomic interval from Bradyrhizobium sp. CB82 contains the following:
- a CDS encoding GlxA family transcriptional regulator; amino-acid sequence: MIGVLIFPDFQLLDAAGPISVFEIAARYARRAPVIRVLALNAGPVRSSSGVEMMARDFKSANAVTTLIIAGGEGVAGAARCPATLAFVQRLARRGVRVASVCSGAYVLAEAGLLDGKRATTHWGRTRDFVARYPKVKLEPDQIFTRDGDIWTSAGITAGIDLALAMVTEDDGEAVAQDTARQLVLYHRRSGGQSQFSSLLELKAPNGRFGPLLAWARENLDTPLTVEDLAERANMSARHFARAFAAETGSTPSKAIERLRVEVARERVQSSSEAIERVAQSTGFRDPERMRRAFIRAFGQPPQSLRRAARAG
- a CDS encoding alpha/beta hydrolase, with the translated sequence MPVVLDPDAAAVYKAFLDADRPPYETLTAAQARADYSQARFATNPEPPELARIEALAIPAPHGTIPARLYVPMTLRQHHGLSPGLVFFHGGGWVIGDLDTHDVAVRKLAVEGELIVISVDYRLAPEHKFPAAVDDAVAATHWIAANASALGIDASRLSVGGDSAGGNLAAVVAIAARDANRVSLAGQVLIYPAVDFAMMHPSHSEPETSLLLTHSVVRWFRDHYLNGAADTHDWRASPARATLNGLPPAYVLTAGADPLRDEGHDYAERLRQAGVPVAYRHFPGQFHGFFTMGKLLQQADVAAAEIGAWLRELS
- a CDS encoding Na+-dependent transporter yields the protein MPPSLQATLATPVRWLTWLGDQGTRAVAALVLFGIAIPPLGALLRPFVTEAIFLLLVISFMRVDLAALRAQLRRPGLIVAATAWTTIGVPLIFGLAAHLTGFDARLPELFLALMLQAIASPMMASPAIAALMGLDATLVLVTLVTSTALVPFTASLFAALFLAGTLSIPPLALGAKLLAILAGSLLVATVIRWLFGTEAIQRQRRPIDGINIIILLVFVAAVMGNVIADFLADPLLSIAIALLAFAIFFALLIVTTLLFRRIGYEQALALGLMVSQRNLGLMLAATAGALPGMTWLYFALTQFPYYLAPQMLTPIARRLTAQPQATSAAAAGGALRHDEPSSRGLYLRSRKQKGPNQQARGKSEEPQGAG